In Candidatus Methylomirabilota bacterium, a single window of DNA contains:
- a CDS encoding sugar ABC transporter permease, whose product MVTGAIGTPARPASARWRRRCEPYLYILPAFLPLVVFTYWPLARSLELSLFDWNMVSADRRWVGAANYTALLAAADFWLAVWNTGLYIVGLLLLTLVLPLGLGVLLNRVGGRLQPVYKAIFFSPAVVSFAVAAITWLWIFNPINGVLNQALGDLGVTGPAWLNQPGWVIWAITLICAWKLTGYNLVIFSAGLAGIPSEYYEAADMDGASAFQQFRHISWPLLTPTTFFVVVTTVIYAGQYTLVPIQILTQGGPNKASTNVVYLIYQYGFQFFETGRASALATVVFLMFLGVTLLQQRFLERYVHYDR is encoded by the coding sequence ATGGTGACGGGCGCCATCGGGACCCCGGCGAGGCCGGCGTCCGCTCGGTGGCGGCGGCGCTGCGAGCCCTACCTCTACATCCTGCCCGCGTTCCTCCCCCTCGTCGTCTTCACCTATTGGCCGCTGGCCCGCAGCCTGGAGCTGAGTCTCTTCGACTGGAACATGGTCAGCGCCGATCGCCGGTGGGTCGGCGCGGCCAACTACACCGCCTTGCTGGCGGCCGCCGACTTCTGGCTCGCGGTCTGGAACACGGGGCTCTACATCGTGGGTCTCCTGCTGCTGACGCTGGTGCTCCCGCTGGGCCTGGGGGTCCTCCTCAACCGGGTCGGGGGCCGGCTCCAGCCCGTCTACAAGGCGATCTTCTTTTCCCCGGCCGTCGTCTCGTTTGCGGTGGCGGCGATCACCTGGCTGTGGATCTTCAATCCGATCAACGGGGTCCTGAATCAGGCCCTCGGCGACCTCGGCGTCACCGGTCCGGCCTGGCTCAACCAGCCGGGCTGGGTCATTTGGGCCATCACGCTCATCTGTGCGTGGAAGCTCACCGGCTACAACCTCGTGATCTTCTCGGCCGGCCTGGCGGGGATTCCCAGCGAGTACTACGAGGCGGCGGACATGGACGGCGCCTCGGCCTTCCAGCAGTTCCGGCACATCTCCTGGCCGCTTCTCACGCCCACCACCTTCTTCGTGGTCGTCACCACGGTCATCTACGCCGGCCAGTACACGCTGGTGCCGATCCAGATCCTCACCCAGGGCGGGCCGAACAAGGCCAGCACCAACGTCGTGTATCTGATCTATCAGTATGGCTTCCAGTTCTTCGAGACCGGCCGCGCCTCGGCGCTCGCCACCGTCGTCTTCCTGATGTTCCTGGGGGTCACCCTGCTCCAGCAGCGCTTCCTCGAGCGATACGTCCACTATGACCGGTAG
- a CDS encoding carbohydrate ABC transporter permease, giving the protein MTGRGQPSAAATAGLHAVMIAGCVATLFPLFWMLSTSFRMPDDIATPGIALIPRPPTLENYRAAWRLTPLGLYVWNSMLSTVALMSSQTVTSILAAYAFARFRFPGRELLFGLFVGTMMVPIHVVMIPNYILVSRLGWIDTLAGLIVPQLSNAFGVFMLRQHLLTLPRELFDAAAIDGAGSWRTLWRIVVPVSRSPIFALAILFFLNAWNQYFWPFLVLTRPEVQTLPLGLQRFAGSEGGASWGPLMAVATIASLPAILMYTVGQRHIVRTSVTSGLKG; this is encoded by the coding sequence ATGACCGGTAGAGGCCAGCCGTCGGCCGCCGCGACCGCCGGTCTCCACGCCGTCATGATCGCCGGCTGCGTCGCGACGCTCTTCCCGCTGTTCTGGATGCTGTCGACATCCTTCAGGATGCCCGATGACATCGCGACCCCCGGGATCGCCCTGATCCCGAGACCTCCCACGCTCGAGAACTACCGGGCCGCCTGGCGGCTGACCCCCCTCGGGCTGTACGTCTGGAACAGCATGCTGAGCACCGTCGCCCTGATGAGCAGTCAGACCGTCACCAGCATCCTGGCCGCCTATGCCTTTGCCCGCTTCCGATTTCCGGGACGAGAGCTGCTGTTCGGATTGTTCGTGGGCACCATGATGGTGCCGATCCACGTCGTCATGATTCCCAACTACATCCTGGTGTCGCGGCTCGGGTGGATCGACACGCTGGCGGGCTTGATCGTGCCGCAACTGAGCAACGCCTTCGGCGTCTTCATGCTCCGCCAGCACCTGCTCACGCTGCCGCGGGAGCTGTTCGACGCGGCGGCCATCGACGGCGCGGGCAGCTGGCGCACCCTGTGGCGAATCGTGGTGCCGGTGAGCCGATCGCCCATCTTCGCGCTGGCGATTCTCTTCTTTCTCAACGCCTGGAACCAGTACTTCTGGCCGTTCCTGGTCCTCACCCGGCCCGAGGTCCAGACGCTGCCGCTCGGACTACAGCGCTTCGCGGGGTCGGAGGGCGGGGCGTCGTGGGGACCGCTGATGGCCGTGGCCACCATCGCCTCGCTGCCCGCCATTCTCATGTACACCGTCGGACAGCGACACATCGTGCGGACGTCCGTCACCTCCGGCTTGAAGGGCTGA
- a CDS encoding ABC transporter substrate-binding protein, with protein sequence MPLQMPMKSTVMAALSVVLLATATTADAQVRIEYYHINTAAFGGPAVAKLAKEFNESQNAYVVADKFQANYGALTQALQVAAAAGRPPAVSQISYRLIRYAAETFQPTPIDKVGGSEFEAVARTYQPSVLKLGQLGGVQWGLPYGLSSPVMYYNPELFKAAGLDPATPPKTWEDVARAARTIKDKTGKFGLYIQRDDTWPMTWFLYGLGGQWLSESGDRPQANSPKAIKGMEVWAGFVKDGLHPVANNDEAFPAFQAGNIGMVFTTTGRRNLFESGSKFPVKVAELPAFAGMARKIPAGGNVLMVFARDPKERAGAWAFLKHVTSPQAITEWVKGTGYISPLQGLTENPRYLGNLFTELPNMRAAYAQLPYVVAEENWPKKGLQIEQILVEARDAILLGQVDAKTGMDRAQARIEDAMR encoded by the coding sequence ATGCCACTGCAGATGCCGATGAAGAGCACCGTGATGGCGGCGCTGAGCGTCGTCCTGCTCGCGACCGCGACGACGGCCGACGCCCAGGTTCGGATCGAGTACTACCACATCAACACGGCCGCCTTCGGCGGACCGGCGGTCGCCAAGCTGGCCAAGGAGTTCAACGAGTCGCAGAACGCCTACGTGGTCGCCGACAAGTTCCAGGCGAACTACGGCGCGCTCACCCAGGCCCTCCAGGTTGCCGCCGCCGCCGGCCGGCCGCCGGCGGTCTCTCAGATCTCCTACCGGCTCATCCGCTACGCCGCCGAGACGTTTCAGCCCACGCCCATCGACAAGGTGGGTGGATCGGAGTTCGAGGCGGTCGCCCGGACCTACCAGCCCTCCGTGCTGAAGCTCGGCCAGCTCGGTGGCGTTCAATGGGGACTGCCGTATGGCCTGAGCAGTCCCGTGATGTATTACAATCCTGAGCTCTTCAAGGCGGCCGGGCTGGATCCCGCCACCCCGCCCAAGACCTGGGAAGACGTCGCCCGAGCGGCGCGCACGATCAAGGACAAGACCGGGAAGTTCGGCCTCTACATCCAGCGCGACGACACCTGGCCCATGACCTGGTTCCTGTATGGGCTCGGCGGGCAGTGGCTGAGCGAGAGCGGAGACCGGCCCCAGGCGAACTCGCCGAAGGCGATCAAGGGCATGGAGGTCTGGGCGGGCTTCGTCAAGGATGGACTGCACCCGGTCGCCAACAACGACGAGGCGTTCCCGGCGTTCCAGGCGGGTAACATCGGGATGGTCTTCACGACCACGGGACGGCGCAACCTGTTCGAGAGCGGCTCGAAATTCCCGGTCAAGGTCGCCGAGCTGCCCGCCTTCGCCGGGATGGCCCGGAAGATCCCGGCGGGCGGCAACGTGCTGATGGTGTTCGCCAGGGATCCGAAGGAGCGGGCCGGGGCCTGGGCCTTCCTCAAGCACGTCACCTCACCCCAGGCGATCACCGAGTGGGTCAAGGGGACCGGCTACATCTCCCCGCTCCAGGGGCTCACCGAGAACCCCCGCTACCTCGGGAACCTCTTCACCGAGCTCCCCAACATGCGCGCGGCGTACGCCCAGCTGCCCTACGTGGTCGCCGAGGAGAACTGGCCGAAGAAGGGGCTCCAGATCGAGCAGATCCTCGTGGAGGCGCGCGACGCCATCCTGCTCGGCCAGGTGGACGCCAAGACCGGGATGGATCGGGCCCAGGCGCGGATCGAGGACGCGATGCGCTGA
- a CDS encoding metallophosphoesterase — MPFRIGLVTDIHNGPDTETRPGSVALGLMDQFVHEMRTRFRPDLVVDMGDRINDVSSTEDAMRISQVVSRLTSAGVPTCFLHGNHDVPNLDFATINRLLGRKADYESVDLQGLHLVLLNTQDPTFEGGGGTLSEAQLAWLEEDLRRASGPALVFSHHPLDEQDVSRHWYFPSHPDCALAVNRARARQIFARSGKVRAVFHGHMHWNHAEVIDGIPYITVGSLVEMRLTGGQPAGGYAEVTVEDGGRLRVEVRGRLPMSFVHP, encoded by the coding sequence ATGCCGTTCCGAATCGGACTCGTCACCGACATTCACAACGGTCCCGACACCGAGACGCGACCCGGCAGCGTCGCGCTGGGGCTCATGGATCAGTTCGTCCACGAGATGCGAACCCGGTTTCGACCCGACCTGGTCGTCGACATGGGAGACCGTATCAACGACGTGAGTTCCACCGAGGACGCGATGCGTATCTCGCAGGTGGTGAGCCGTCTCACGTCGGCCGGCGTCCCGACCTGCTTTCTCCACGGAAACCACGACGTCCCGAACCTCGACTTCGCCACGATCAATCGCCTCCTCGGCCGGAAGGCCGACTACGAGTCGGTGGACCTCCAGGGTCTCCATCTCGTGCTGCTGAACACCCAGGATCCGACGTTCGAGGGGGGCGGAGGCACGCTGTCGGAGGCCCAGCTGGCCTGGCTGGAGGAGGATCTTCGTCGCGCCTCGGGCCCGGCCCTGGTGTTCAGCCATCACCCCCTCGACGAGCAGGACGTCAGCCGGCACTGGTACTTCCCGTCGCACCCGGACTGTGCGCTCGCCGTGAACCGGGCGCGCGCTCGGCAGATCTTCGCCCGCTCCGGAAAGGTACGGGCCGTGTTCCATGGCCACATGCACTGGAACCACGCCGAGGTGATCGACGGGATCCCGTACATCACCGTCGGGTCCCTGGTGGAGATGCGCTTGACCGGAGGTCAGCCGGCCGGCGGCTACGCCGAGGTCACCGTGGAGGACGGAGGCCGCCTCCGAGTCGAGGTGCGCGGCCGCCTGCCCATGAGCTTCGTTCATCCCTAG
- a CDS encoding ABC transporter permease, with translation MARFVGKHLLFLALTLLVVSFLVFAVNEFSPGAVARKMLGEFATQEQVDLLTHQLGLDRPLLVRYADYMGKALTGDLGYSLRFKVPVREIIWNRLGNTALLAGICFALIVPVSMALGIAAGMHESSRLDRAILLFSTVVASVPEFALGVFFASIFVVWLGWLPGTATLVGGGGWSATSQFALPVAVIVLYDSGYVVSMIRASMVEVMQRPYIRTAVLKGMRFRRVILGHALRNALINPVTVIFLQINYLISGVVVVETLFAYPGFGRMMLEAALFKDIAVVEAGALVAVLVAILTQIFGDLAYMALDPRIRA, from the coding sequence ATGGCGCGGTTCGTCGGGAAGCACCTCCTCTTCCTCGCCCTCACGCTGCTGGTGGTCTCCTTCCTGGTCTTTGCCGTCAACGAGTTCTCCCCGGGCGCCGTCGCCCGGAAGATGCTCGGTGAGTTCGCGACGCAGGAGCAGGTGGACCTGCTCACCCACCAGCTCGGGCTCGATCGGCCGCTCCTCGTCCGCTACGCGGACTACATGGGGAAGGCCCTCACCGGCGACCTCGGCTACTCGCTCCGGTTCAAGGTGCCGGTGCGCGAGATCATCTGGAACCGCCTCGGGAACACCGCGCTGCTGGCCGGCATCTGCTTCGCGCTCATCGTGCCGGTGTCGATGGCGCTGGGGATCGCGGCGGGGATGCACGAGTCCTCCCGGCTCGATCGCGCCATCCTCCTCTTCAGCACCGTCGTCGCGTCGGTGCCGGAGTTCGCCCTCGGCGTCTTCTTCGCGAGCATCTTCGTCGTCTGGCTCGGCTGGCTTCCCGGGACCGCGACGCTGGTCGGCGGGGGGGGCTGGTCGGCCACCTCCCAGTTCGCGCTGCCGGTCGCCGTCATCGTCCTCTACGACTCCGGGTATGTCGTCAGCATGATCCGGGCGTCGATGGTCGAGGTCATGCAGCGGCCGTACATCCGGACGGCCGTCCTCAAGGGGATGCGCTTCCGCCGGGTGATCCTCGGGCACGCGCTCCGGAACGCCCTGATCAACCCGGTCACGGTGATCTTCCTCCAGATCAACTACCTGATCTCGGGAGTCGTCGTCGTCGAGACGCTGTTCGCGTACCCGGGCTTCGGGCGCATGATGCTCGAGGCGGCGCTGTTCAAGGACATCGCCGTCGTCGAGGCGGGCGCGCTCGTCGCGGTCCTCGTCGCCATCCTCACCCAGATCTTCGGCGATCTCGCCTACATGGCCCTCGACCCTCGGATTCGCGCCTGA
- a CDS encoding ABC transporter permease produces the protein MADGTTVEAVLVPPRRPLAGFGRRAWTRFARLAESTPALIGAGIVSFWIAVALLAPVIAPYPPNANDVAALADPRPSAAHWLGTDHLSRDILSRIFWGARTVLTVAPVAVLGAVALGSLLGLCGGYNRGWIDLVIGRACDIVLTFPVIILYLIVLTHFGSSALNVILVLALRQAPIIARIVRGITLELRDREYVAAAKMRGESALYIMLVEILPNARGPLIVDTCLRMGFNIVIIGVLGFLGIGLPPPDPDWGGMVRDTYGMMSVWPHMALFPSAAIASLVVGFNLLAVGLREIGLRD, from the coding sequence ATGGCCGACGGCACGACCGTCGAGGCTGTCCTCGTCCCGCCGCGCCGACCTCTCGCAGGTTTCGGCCGGAGGGCGTGGACGCGCTTCGCCCGTCTCGCCGAATCGACGCCCGCCCTGATCGGCGCCGGGATCGTGAGCTTCTGGATCGCCGTCGCGCTCCTGGCCCCGGTGATCGCCCCCTACCCGCCGAACGCGAATGATGTCGCGGCGCTCGCCGATCCGCGACCGTCGGCCGCGCACTGGCTGGGCACCGACCACCTCAGTCGCGACATCCTGTCGCGGATCTTCTGGGGCGCGCGGACGGTTCTCACGGTGGCGCCCGTGGCCGTCCTCGGCGCCGTGGCCCTCGGTTCGCTGCTCGGCCTCTGCGGCGGCTACAACCGGGGCTGGATAGACCTCGTCATCGGACGGGCGTGCGACATCGTGCTCACGTTCCCGGTGATCATCCTCTACCTGATCGTCCTGACTCACTTCGGATCTTCGGCCTTGAACGTGATCCTCGTGCTTGCCCTGAGGCAGGCCCCGATCATCGCCCGCATCGTCCGCGGAATCACGCTCGAGCTCCGCGATCGAGAGTACGTGGCCGCCGCGAAGATGCGGGGCGAGTCGGCTCTCTACATCATGCTCGTCGAGATCCTGCCAAACGCCCGCGGGCCGCTGATCGTGGACACGTGCCTCCGGATGGGCTTCAATATCGTCATCATCGGCGTCCTCGGCTTCCTCGGCATCGGGCTGCCGCCGCCCGATCCCGACTGGGGCGGGATGGTCAGGGACACCTATGGGATGATGTCGGTATGGCCGCACATGGCGCTCTTTCCCAGCGCGGCGATCGCCTCCCTGGTCGTGGGCTTCAACCTGCTGGCCGTCGGGCTCCGGGAGATCGGGCTGCGTGACTGA
- a CDS encoding ABC transporter ATP-binding protein, translating into MTEHRRPAGEPLLELQQVRISYFTRAGEVNVIPGLSLSIGRGEALGLVGESGCGKSTVALAIVRYLGRAGRIIGGRILFEGRDLGALPEAELRGIRGRRIAMVYQDPMSSLNPVMTVGRQLMEVPLIHEGVGGDEARARALRMLTEVNLPDPEGILERYPHQLSGGQQQRIVIAMALIARPALLILDEPTTGLDVTVEAAVLDLVRGLRMRHDTAILYISHNLGTVVRVCDRVGVMYRGELVEEGSIRQVFGNPRHPYTRGLLDCLPAVGRDKRRAPLLAIPGQMDSLLARLPGCGFAARCAHVEPGRCTVGVIPTEPVADEPGHEVQCVRAAELPLWRRRYLEAGEAGPQAAADLVLALDGLSKVYRPRRGLFGTRADVRALTDVWLDAHHGQTLAIVGESGCGKSTLARVLAGLETATAGRASLAGADIAAMPVDARPAGLRRQLQMVFQNPDSTLNPSHTVGYAIGRALRRLRRLGAADRAREVGRLLEVVRLGPELAGWRPHRLSGGQKQRVAIARALAGDPEVIVADEPVSSLDVSVQAAIINLLTELQAKHGTTLLVISHDLSVVRYLADAVAVMYLGRVVEFGRAEDVFAPPYHPYTEALLSAVPIPDPDAQRDPIVLEGALPSPSEVPRGCPFSSRCPRKLGVVCEDTPPPEQRLAGGHRIVCHIPADELVRLQRPDAAVPRPGLVQEAPA; encoded by the coding sequence GTGACTGAGCACCGACGTCCGGCCGGCGAACCGCTCCTCGAGCTCCAGCAGGTCCGGATCTCGTACTTCACGCGGGCGGGGGAGGTGAACGTCATTCCGGGTCTGAGCCTGTCCATCGGGCGCGGCGAGGCGCTGGGCCTGGTCGGCGAGTCGGGCTGCGGAAAGTCCACCGTCGCGCTCGCCATCGTCCGCTATCTCGGGCGGGCGGGACGGATCATCGGCGGGCGCATCCTGTTCGAGGGGCGTGACCTCGGGGCGCTTCCCGAGGCGGAGCTGCGCGGGATCCGCGGCCGGCGCATCGCCATGGTCTACCAGGACCCGATGTCGAGCCTGAACCCCGTGATGACCGTCGGCCGGCAGCTCATGGAGGTGCCGCTGATCCACGAGGGGGTCGGCGGGGACGAGGCGCGCGCGCGGGCCCTCCGGATGCTCACCGAGGTCAACCTGCCGGACCCGGAAGGCATCCTGGAGCGCTACCCCCATCAGCTCTCCGGCGGCCAGCAGCAGCGCATCGTCATCGCGATGGCGCTCATCGCGCGGCCGGCGCTCCTCATCCTGGACGAGCCGACGACCGGGCTCGACGTCACGGTGGAGGCGGCGGTCCTCGACCTCGTGCGCGGGCTGAGGATGCGCCACGACACGGCCATCCTCTACATCAGCCACAACCTCGGCACCGTGGTCCGCGTCTGCGACCGCGTGGGGGTGATGTACCGGGGTGAGCTGGTCGAGGAGGGCTCGATCCGGCAGGTCTTCGGCAACCCGCGTCATCCCTACACCCGGGGCCTCCTCGACTGCCTGCCGGCCGTGGGTCGCGACAAGCGCCGGGCGCCGCTCCTGGCGATCCCGGGCCAGATGGATTCGCTCCTGGCCCGCCTCCCGGGGTGCGGATTCGCGGCGCGCTGTGCCCACGTCGAGCCGGGTCGCTGTACGGTCGGGGTGATCCCGACCGAGCCGGTCGCGGACGAGCCGGGGCACGAGGTCCAGTGCGTCCGGGCCGCCGAGCTCCCGCTCTGGCGCCGGCGGTACCTCGAGGCCGGGGAGGCCGGCCCGCAGGCGGCGGCCGACCTGGTCCTCGCGCTGGACGGCCTCTCGAAGGTGTACCGGCCCCGCCGCGGCCTCTTCGGGACCCGTGCCGATGTGCGGGCGCTCACCGACGTGTGGCTGGACGCGCACCATGGACAGACACTGGCCATCGTCGGCGAGTCCGGGTGCGGGAAGTCCACCCTCGCTCGAGTGCTCGCCGGCCTCGAGACCGCCACGGCGGGCCGCGCGAGCCTCGCCGGCGCCGACATCGCGGCGATGCCGGTCGACGCGCGGCCGGCGGGGCTGCGGCGCCAGCTCCAGATGGTGTTCCAGAACCCGGACAGCACCCTGAATCCGAGCCACACGGTCGGCTACGCGATCGGGCGGGCGCTCCGGCGCCTCCGCCGGCTGGGCGCGGCGGACAGGGCCCGCGAGGTCGGGCGGCTGCTCGAGGTCGTCAGGCTCGGCCCCGAGCTGGCCGGGTGGAGGCCGCACCGGCTCTCCGGCGGTCAGAAGCAGCGGGTCGCCATCGCCCGCGCGCTCGCCGGCGATCCCGAGGTGATCGTCGCCGATGAGCCGGTCTCCTCGCTCGACGTCTCGGTCCAGGCGGCGATCATCAACCTCTTGACCGAGCTCCAGGCCAAGCACGGCACGACGCTCCTCGTCATCTCGCACGATCTGTCGGTCGTGCGCTACCTGGCCGACGCCGTGGCCGTGATGTACCTCGGCCGGGTCGTCGAGTTCGGCCGGGCCGAGGACGTGTTCGCGCCGCCCTATCACCCCTACACGGAGGCGCTCCTCTCCGCCGTCCCGATCCCCGACCCCGACGCCCAGCGGGACCCCATCGTCCTCGAGGGGGCGCTTCCGAGCCCGAGCGAGGTGCCGCGCGGCTGCCCGTTCAGCAGCCGGTGTCCCCGGAAGCTCGGGGTGGTGTGCGAGGACACCCCGCCCCCCGAGCAACGGCTGGCCGGCGGCCACCGGATCGTCTGCCACATCCCGGCCGACGAGCTCGTCCGGCTCCAGCGCCCCGACGCGGCCGTCCCGCGCCCGGGACTCGTTCAGGAGGCGCCGGCGTGA
- a CDS encoding NAD(P)-dependent oxidoreductase: MAGAGVRVVFPDCTPYMAQFFDGPARALVPELELRVARPAAAELVEALSGAAGVVHFQTKLTEPILAACPDLRLIVFLGTGVWSWVDLPAAERRGIRVRRVLGYADRTVAEHAIALVFDGVRRVAQMDREIRAGTWRQAALFELAGKTLGIVGLGGIGRATARLGAGVGLRVIGWNRGAVAEDVPCERRSLEEVLTEADIVSLHLALNDETRGILDRRRLGLLKPGAVFINTARGGLVDQVALAERLASGHIAAAGLDVFAEEPVPPDHPLTRLANVTLTAHAAWMSPEAARRLVRSGLEALREELDRL, translated from the coding sequence ATGGCCGGCGCCGGGGTGCGCGTCGTCTTCCCCGATTGCACGCCCTACATGGCGCAGTTCTTCGACGGGCCGGCGCGGGCCCTCGTCCCCGAGCTCGAGCTACGCGTCGCCCGGCCGGCGGCGGCCGAGCTCGTCGAGGCGCTCTCAGGCGCGGCGGGCGTCGTGCATTTCCAGACGAAGCTGACCGAGCCGATCCTGGCGGCCTGCCCGGACCTGCGACTCATCGTGTTCCTGGGAACCGGCGTCTGGAGCTGGGTCGATCTGCCGGCCGCCGAACGGCGCGGCATCCGGGTGCGCCGCGTCCTCGGCTATGCCGATCGCACGGTCGCCGAGCACGCGATCGCCCTCGTCTTCGACGGCGTCCGGCGGGTCGCCCAGATGGATCGGGAGATCCGGGCCGGGACGTGGCGGCAAGCCGCGCTCTTCGAGCTGGCGGGAAAGACGCTGGGAATCGTCGGGCTCGGCGGCATCGGCCGGGCGACGGCGCGGCTCGGCGCCGGGGTGGGGCTGCGCGTCATCGGGTGGAACCGCGGCGCGGTGGCGGAAGATGTGCCGTGCGAGCGCCGCAGCCTCGAGGAGGTCCTGACCGAGGCCGACATCGTCAGCCTGCACCTCGCCCTCAACGACGAGACGCGCGGCATCCTGGACCGGCGCCGCCTCGGGCTCCTCAAGCCCGGCGCCGTGTTCATCAACACGGCGCGCGGCGGCCTCGTCGATCAGGTGGCGCTGGCCGAGCGGCTGGCGAGCGGCCACATCGCGGCGGCCGGCCTCGACGTCTTCGCCGAGGAGCCGGTGCCGCCGGACCATCCCCTGACCCGCCTCGCCAACGTGACGCTGACCGCGCACGCCGCCTGGATGAGCCCGGAGGCGGCGCGCCGCCTCGTGCGCTCCGGTCTCGAGGCGCTGCGCGAGGAGCTCGACCGGCTGTAG
- a CDS encoding D-aminoacylase, producing the protein MAGRLTDIELVLRHGLVIDGTGAARRRADVGIAGDRIIAVGDLGGAPGAREIDAADRIVAPGFIDAHTHDDRALLSTPDLTPKVSQGVTTLVAGNCGVSLAPLVLDGVPPPPLDLLGSEAGWFRFDRFGAYVEALGQSPPAVNCGLLVGHITVRHRVMDRLDRAATAAEVGEMRRQVEAAMAEGAIGFSTGLDYPSAVAAPTGEVRSLVAAVKPYRGLYCAHHRNYFEALEAAIEEALAIGRETGVPLTLSHHQCTGAANFGKGPKTLAVIDAARRTQAVGLDAYPYHASSKTLDPGRAQPGVRIMVTWSTPHPDCAGRMLDDIAREWRCSAGQAAERLLPAGAIYFQLDEGDVRAILAYEHTMIGSDGLPHDVHPHPRLWGAFPRVLGHYSREVGLFGLEEAVRRMTGLPARWFGFADRGVVRPGAFADLVVFDAATVKDTGTFTEPAQPAAGIDLVMVNGRVVWRAGRPTGARPGRVLRRETG; encoded by the coding sequence ATGGCCGGCCGCCTGACCGACATCGAGCTCGTCCTCCGCCACGGGCTCGTGATCGACGGGACCGGCGCCGCGCGCCGTCGGGCCGACGTCGGCATCGCCGGGGACCGCATCATCGCCGTGGGCGACCTCGGCGGCGCCCCCGGGGCCCGCGAGATCGACGCCGCCGACCGCATCGTCGCGCCGGGCTTCATCGACGCCCACACCCACGACGACCGGGCCCTCCTGTCCACGCCGGACCTGACGCCGAAGGTGAGCCAGGGCGTGACCACGCTCGTCGCCGGCAATTGCGGCGTCAGCCTCGCCCCGCTCGTCCTCGACGGGGTCCCCCCGCCGCCGCTCGACCTGCTCGGCAGCGAGGCGGGCTGGTTCCGCTTCGACCGCTTCGGCGCGTACGTCGAGGCCCTGGGCCAGAGCCCGCCGGCCGTGAACTGCGGCCTGCTCGTCGGCCACATCACCGTGCGCCATCGGGTCATGGACCGCCTCGACCGGGCGGCGACGGCCGCCGAGGTCGGCGAGATGCGGCGACAGGTCGAGGCGGCCATGGCGGAGGGGGCCATCGGCTTCTCGACCGGGCTGGACTATCCGAGCGCGGTGGCGGCGCCGACCGGGGAGGTCCGGTCGCTGGTGGCGGCGGTGAAGCCCTACCGCGGCCTCTACTGCGCGCACCACCGCAACTATTTCGAGGCGCTCGAGGCCGCGATCGAGGAGGCCCTGGCGATCGGCCGCGAGACCGGGGTCCCGCTCACGCTCTCGCACCACCAGTGCACGGGGGCCGCCAACTTCGGCAAGGGGCCGAAGACGCTCGCCGTCATCGACGCGGCGCGCCGGACCCAGGCCGTCGGGCTCGACGCCTATCCCTACCACGCCAGCTCGAAGACCCTCGATCCGGGCCGCGCCCAGCCCGGTGTGCGCATCATGGTGACGTGGTCGACGCCCCATCCCGATTGCGCCGGCCGGATGCTCGACGACATCGCCAGGGAGTGGCGGTGCAGCGCGGGCCAGGCGGCCGAGCGCCTGCTGCCGGCCGGCGCCATCTACTTCCAGCTCGACGAAGGAGACGTCCGCGCCATCCTGGCTTACGAGCACACGATGATCGGCTCCGACGGCCTGCCGCACGACGTGCACCCCCACCCGCGGCTCTGGGGCGCGTTTCCGCGCGTCCTCGGCCACTACAGCCGCGAGGTCGGCCTGTTCGGGCTCGAGGAGGCCGTGCGGCGGATGACGGGCCTGCCGGCCCGCTGGTTCGGCTTCGCCGACCGCGGCGTCGTCCGGCCGGGTGCCTTCGCCGATCTCGTCGTCTTCGACGCGGCGACGGTGAAGGACACCGGCACCTTCACCGAGCCGGCCCAGCCGGCCGCCGGCATCGACCTGGTCATGGTGAACGGCCGCGTCGTCTGGCGGGCCGGACGGCCCACCGGCGCCCGGCCCGGCCGGGTGCTCCGCCGCGAGACGGGCTGA